In Streptomyces longhuiensis, the following proteins share a genomic window:
- a CDS encoding DNA-directed RNA polymerase subunit beta' codes for MLDVNFFDELRIGLATADDIRTWSHGEVKKPETINYRTLKPEKDGLFCEKIFGPTRDWECYCGKYKRVRFKGIICERCGVEVTRAKVRRERMGHIELAAPVTHIWYFKGVPSRLGYLLDLAPKDLEKVIYFAAYMITFVDEERRTRDLPSLEAHVQVERQQIENRRDSDLEARAKKLETDLAELEAEGAKADVRRKVREGAEREMKQLRDRAQREIDRLDEVWNRFKNLKVQDLEGDELLYRELRDRFGTYFDGSMGAAALQKRLESFDLEEEAERLREIIRTGKGQKKTRALKRLKVVSAFLQTSNSPKGMVLDCVPVIPPDLRPMVQLDGGRFATSDLNDLYRRVINRNNRLKRLLDLGAPEIIVNNEKRMLQEAVDALFDNGRRGRPVTGPGNRPLKSLSDMLKGKQGRFRQNLLGKRVDYSARSVIVVGPQLKLHQCGLPKAMALELFKPFVMKRLVDLNHAQNIKSAKRMVERGRTVVYDVLEEVIAEHPVLLNRAPTLHRLGIQAFEPQLVEGKAIQIHPLVCTAFNADFDGDQMAVHLPLSAEAQAEARILMLSSNNILKPADGRPVTMPTQDMVLGLFFLTTDGELRDTKGEGRAFGSVAEAIMAFDAGELALQSRVDIRFPVGTIPPRGWTPPVAEEGEPEYQTGDSFRLRTTLGRALFNELLPEDYPFVEYAVGKKQLSEIVNDLAERYPKVIVAATLDNLKAAGFFWATRSGVTVAISDVVVPEAKKEIVAGYEAQDEKVQKQYERGLITKEERTQELIAIWTKATNEVAEAMNANFPKTNPIFMMVDSGARGNMMQMRQIAGMRGLVSNAKNETIPRPIKASFREGLSVLEYFISTHGARKGLADTALRTADSGYLTRRLVDVSQDVIIREEDCGTERGLKLDIATRGADGVLRKADDVETSVYARCLAEDIVVDGKVLAPAGVDLGDVLIDQLVNAGVEQVKTRSVLTCESAVGTCAMCYGRSLATGKLVDIGEAVGIIAAQSIGEPGTQLTMRTFHTGGVAGDDITQGLPRVVELFEARTPKGVAPISEAKGRVRIEETEKTKKLVVTPDDGSDETAFPISKRARLLVGEGDAVEVGQKLTVGATNPHDVLRILGQRAVQVHLVGEVQKVYNSQGVSIHDKHIEIIIRQMLRRVTIIESGDAELLPGELVERSKFETENRRVVTEGGHPASGRPQLMGITKASLATESWLSAASFQETTRVLTDAAINAKSDSLIGLKENVIIGKLIPAGTGLSRYRNIRVEPTEEAKAAMYSAVGYDDIDYSPFGTGSGQAVPLEDYDYGPYNQ; via the coding sequence GTGCTCGACGTCAACTTCTTCGACGAGCTGCGGATCGGCCTTGCCACCGCGGACGACATCCGGACCTGGTCTCACGGCGAGGTCAAGAAGCCCGAGACCATCAACTACCGCACCCTCAAGCCCGAGAAGGACGGACTCTTCTGCGAGAAGATCTTCGGTCCGACCCGGGACTGGGAGTGCTACTGCGGTAAGTACAAGCGTGTCCGCTTCAAGGGCATCATCTGCGAGCGCTGCGGCGTCGAGGTCACTCGCGCCAAGGTGCGTCGTGAGCGGATGGGCCACATTGAGCTGGCCGCCCCTGTCACGCACATCTGGTACTTCAAGGGCGTTCCCTCGCGCCTCGGCTACCTGCTTGATCTCGCCCCGAAGGACCTCGAGAAGGTCATCTACTTCGCGGCGTACATGATCACGTTCGTGGACGAGGAGCGCCGTACCCGCGACCTGCCCTCCCTCGAGGCGCACGTCCAGGTGGAGCGTCAGCAGATCGAGAACCGTCGCGACTCCGACCTGGAGGCCCGCGCCAAGAAGCTCGAGACCGACCTGGCCGAGCTCGAGGCCGAGGGTGCCAAGGCCGACGTGCGCCGCAAGGTGCGCGAAGGCGCGGAGCGCGAGATGAAGCAGCTGCGCGACCGTGCGCAGCGCGAGATCGACCGCCTCGACGAGGTGTGGAACCGCTTCAAGAACCTCAAGGTCCAGGACCTCGAAGGTGACGAGCTGCTCTACCGCGAGCTGCGTGACCGCTTCGGCACGTACTTCGACGGCTCCATGGGTGCCGCTGCCCTGCAGAAGCGCCTGGAGTCCTTCGACCTCGAGGAGGAGGCCGAGCGCCTCCGCGAGATCATCCGTACCGGCAAGGGCCAGAAGAAGACCCGTGCGCTCAAGCGCCTCAAGGTCGTCTCCGCGTTCCTGCAGACCAGCAACAGCCCCAAGGGCATGGTGCTCGACTGCGTGCCGGTCATCCCGCCGGACCTGCGTCCGATGGTGCAGCTGGACGGTGGCCGCTTCGCGACCTCCGACCTGAACGACCTGTACCGCCGCGTGATCAACCGCAACAACCGCCTGAAGCGACTCCTCGACCTCGGTGCCCCCGAGATCATCGTGAACAACGAGAAGCGCATGCTTCAGGAGGCCGTCGACGCGCTCTTCGACAACGGCCGTCGTGGTCGCCCGGTCACGGGCCCCGGCAACCGTCCGCTGAAGTCGCTGTCCGACATGCTCAAGGGCAAGCAGGGTCGTTTCCGTCAGAACCTGCTCGGTAAGCGAGTCGACTACTCGGCGCGTTCCGTCATCGTCGTCGGCCCGCAGCTGAAGCTGCACCAGTGTGGTCTCCCGAAGGCCATGGCGCTGGAGCTCTTCAAGCCGTTCGTGATGAAGCGCCTGGTCGACCTGAACCACGCGCAGAACATCAAGAGCGCCAAGCGCATGGTCGAGCGCGGCCGCACGGTCGTGTACGACGTCCTGGAAGAGGTCATCGCCGAGCACCCGGTTCTGCTGAACCGTGCGCCGACGCTGCACCGCCTCGGCATCCAGGCCTTCGAGCCGCAGCTGGTCGAGGGCAAGGCCATCCAGATCCACCCGCTCGTCTGCACCGCGTTCAACGCGGACTTCGACGGTGACCAGATGGCCGTGCACCTGCCGCTCTCCGCGGAGGCGCAGGCCGAGGCCCGCATCCTGATGCTGTCCTCGAACAACATCCTCAAGCCCGCCGACGGCCGTCCGGTGACGATGCCGACCCAGGACATGGTCCTCGGTCTGTTCTTCCTCACCACCGACGGTGAACTCCGTGACACCAAGGGCGAGGGCCGCGCGTTCGGCTCCGTCGCCGAGGCGATCATGGCGTTCGACGCCGGCGAGCTCGCGCTGCAGTCCCGCGTGGACATCCGCTTCCCGGTGGGCACCATCCCGCCGCGCGGCTGGACCCCGCCGGTCGCCGAGGAGGGTGAGCCGGAGTACCAGACGGGCGACAGCTTCCGTCTGCGTACGACGCTGGGCCGCGCGCTCTTCAACGAGCTGCTGCCCGAGGACTACCCGTTCGTCGAGTACGCGGTCGGCAAGAAGCAGCTCTCCGAGATCGTCAACGACCTCGCCGAGCGCTACCCCAAGGTCATCGTGGCGGCGACGCTCGACAACCTGAAGGCGGCCGGCTTCTTCTGGGCGACCCGTTCCGGTGTCACCGTGGCCATCTCCGACGTCGTCGTTCCCGAGGCGAAGAAGGAAATCGTCGCGGGCTACGAGGCGCAGGACGAGAAGGTCCAGAAGCAGTACGAGCGCGGTCTCATCACGAAGGAAGAGCGCACTCAGGAGCTCATCGCGATCTGGACCAAGGCGACCAACGAGGTTGCCGAGGCGATGAACGCGAACTTCCCGAAGACGAACCCCATCTTCATGATGGTTGACTCGGGTGCCCGAGGAAACATGATGCAGATGCGTCAGATCGCCGGTATGCGTGGTCTGGTGTCGAACGCCAAGAACGAGACGATCCCGCGCCCCATCAAGGCTTCCTTCCGCGAAGGCCTGTCGGTGCTCGAGTACTTCATCTCGACTCACGGTGCTCGTAAGGGTCTGGCTGACACCGCTCTGCGTACCGCCGACTCCGGTTACCTCACCCGTCGTCTGGTCGACGTCTCCCAGGACGTCATCATTCGCGAGGAGGACTGCGGCACCGAGCGTGGTCTCAAGCTCGACATCGCCACGCGCGGCGCCGACGGCGTCCTGCGCAAGGCGGACGACGTCGAGACCAGCGTGTACGCGCGCTGCCTGGCCGAGGACATCGTCGTCGACGGGAAGGTGCTCGCCCCGGCGGGCGTCGACCTCGGTGACGTGCTCATCGACCAGCTGGTCAACGCGGGTGTCGAGCAGGTCAAGACCCGTTCGGTCCTGACCTGTGAGTCCGCCGTCGGTACCTGCGCCATGTGCTATGGCCGCTCGCTGGCCACCGGCAAGCTGGTCGACATCGGTGAGGCGGTCGGCATCATCGCCGCCCAGTCCATCGGTGAGCCCGGTACCCAGCTGACGATGCGTACCTTCCACACCGGTGGTGTGGCCGGTGACGACATCACCCAGGGTCTGCCCCGTGTCGTCGAGCTCTTCGAGGCTCGTACGCCGAAGGGTGTCGCCCCGATCTCGGAGGCCAAGGGCCGCGTCCGGATCGAGGAGACCGAGAAGACCAAGAAGCTCGTCGTCACCCCGGACGACGGCAGCGACGAGACGGCGTTCCCGATCTCGAAGCGTGCCCGTCTCCTGGTCGGCGAGGGCGACGCGGTCGAGGTGGGCCAGAAGCTCACCGTCGGTGCCACGAACCCGCACGACGTGCTGCGGATCCTCGGTCAGCGTGCGGTCCAGGTCCACCTGGTCGGCGAAGTCCAGAAGGTCTACAACTCGCAGGGTGTGTCGATCCACGACAAGCACATCGAGATCATCATCCGGCAGATGCTGCGCCGCGTGACGATCATCGAGTCCGGCGACGCGGAGCTGCTGCCGGGCGAGCTCGTCGAGCGCTCGAAGTTCGAGACCGAGAACCGTCGTGTGGTCACCGAGGGCGGTCACCCCGCCTCCGGCCGTCCGCAGCTGATGGGTATTACCAAGGCCTCGCTGGCGACGGAATCCTGGCTGTCGGCCGCCTCCTTCCAGGAGACGACCCGAGTCCTGACGGATGCGGCGATCAACGCCAAGTCCGACAGCCTCATCGGCCTCAAGGAGAACGTCATCATCGGTAAGCTCATCCCGGCCGGTACGGGTCTGTCCCGCTACCGCAACATCCGGGTCGAGCCGACCGAAGAGGCCAAGGCCGCGATGTACTCGGCCGTCGGTTACGACGACATCGACTACTCGCCGTTCGGCACGGGCTCCGGCCAGGCCGTTCCGCTGGAGGACTACGACTACGGTCCGTACAACCAGTAA
- a CDS encoding M48 family metalloprotease, with the protein MSPPYEYEAPESPENSRKPENPPPVDPDELALRNGRVHISARQRSTDTTALGNLALHVPHVILSLGVVFLLSYAVDALAGVPSWAPVSCWALSGALAFHQPSERAMARWLFGLRYPTPDERQRLKPVWQEVTARAGVDGNAYQLWVEDSDDINAMAAAGHIVGVTSHSLAELPTAQLGGVLAHELGHHTSGHAWVSLLTYWYALPGRLAWRLVRRLASYADRLSVGVAAVLLGLIGASAVALATATYGLVFLPLVTPYLVAAVSRRSELRADEHAAALGFAPQLMAVLAREHGREHASAMSRGLHVERPGMIARLLASHPDVHTRLHHLQAHLDGLR; encoded by the coding sequence ATGTCCCCGCCCTACGAGTACGAGGCTCCTGAGAGTCCTGAGAACTCGAGGAAGCCGGAGAATCCACCCCCGGTCGACCCGGACGAACTCGCCCTCCGCAACGGGCGCGTCCACATATCAGCGCGACAGCGCAGCACGGACACCACCGCCCTCGGCAACCTGGCCCTCCACGTCCCGCACGTGATCCTCAGCCTGGGTGTCGTCTTCCTCCTGTCGTACGCCGTCGATGCCTTGGCCGGCGTTCCCTCGTGGGCCCCGGTCAGCTGCTGGGCCCTGAGCGGGGCCCTGGCATTCCACCAGCCCAGTGAGCGGGCGATGGCCCGATGGCTGTTCGGCCTCCGTTACCCGACCCCTGACGAGCGACAACGGCTGAAGCCCGTCTGGCAGGAGGTGACAGCCCGGGCCGGTGTGGACGGGAACGCATATCAACTCTGGGTCGAGGACAGCGACGACATCAATGCCATGGCCGCCGCAGGCCACATCGTCGGCGTCACCAGCCACTCGCTGGCCGAGCTGCCCACCGCCCAGCTCGGCGGCGTGCTGGCTCACGAACTCGGACACCACACCAGCGGGCATGCCTGGGTCTCGCTACTGACCTATTGGTACGCGTTACCCGGTCGTCTCGCGTGGCGCCTGGTGCGACGGCTGGCCTCGTACGCCGACCGTCTGTCCGTTGGAGTCGCCGCCGTGCTGCTCGGCCTGATCGGCGCCTCCGCGGTCGCACTGGCGACAGCTACCTATGGCCTCGTGTTCCTCCCCCTGGTCACGCCCTATCTGGTGGCTGCCGTCTCGCGCCGCTCCGAGTTACGGGCCGATGAGCATGCCGCAGCTCTGGGCTTCGCTCCGCAGCTCATGGCTGTCCTGGCGAGAGAACACGGCAGAGAGCACGCCTCTGCGATGTCTCGGGGTCTTCATGTGGAGAGGCCCGGAATGATCGCCCGGCTCCTCGCCTCACACCCCGATGTACACACCCGGCTGCACCATCTCCAGGCACACCTCGACGGCCTGCGCTGA
- a CDS encoding Pycsar system effector family protein, giving the protein MSATAPIPGDLELRTATQLLTDLRSEIARADSKATVLVGVLSMSAGILGGLLADRNWSPARLPAHAAVLWWAGAVSLVTALFALLLAVVPRYGVNSWEPGQPLTYFDDVRRATQAGCLTAALAETVRDPARGLLFALSETARIAARKHLWIRIGLFAFGCAAVLLPGSLLTD; this is encoded by the coding sequence ATGAGCGCCACCGCCCCGATACCGGGCGACCTGGAGCTGCGAACCGCGACACAACTCCTCACCGATCTCCGCAGCGAGATCGCCCGCGCCGACTCCAAAGCCACGGTGCTCGTGGGCGTGCTCAGCATGTCGGCGGGCATACTCGGCGGCCTCCTGGCCGACCGTAACTGGAGCCCTGCCCGGCTTCCGGCACACGCCGCCGTCCTGTGGTGGGCAGGCGCAGTATCGCTGGTCACCGCACTCTTCGCGCTGCTGCTGGCCGTGGTCCCCCGCTACGGCGTGAACAGCTGGGAACCAGGACAGCCACTCACCTACTTCGACGATGTACGGCGTGCCACACAAGCCGGGTGCCTCACGGCCGCCCTCGCGGAAACCGTCCGCGATCCCGCCCGCGGCCTGCTGTTCGCCCTCTCCGAGACCGCTCGGATCGCGGCCCGCAAGCACCTGTGGATCCGCATCGGCCTATTCGCCTTCGGCTGTGCCGCAGTGCTGCTCCCCGGATCGCTGCTCACCGACTGA
- a CDS encoding Crp/Fnr family transcriptional regulator: protein MAVADLPGDGGLDDRVPFLARLEREDRAALLAIGRVLRYSPRSVVMHQDEPSTHVLLLLRGWTKVTAIAANGYEALLALRGPGDIVGEGAALSGRHRAATVTALEAVEAVVIDQARFTAFLTNAPQVALRLLSLATDRQRATDRRRLEWAALSVRERLATLLLELIRTHGRRTEDGIELTVPLSQQEFAGSVGSSREAVARLLKELRDREVVVTRRRRVIVVRPDVLRRIIGSGQAP from the coding sequence ATGGCGGTGGCCGACTTACCGGGCGATGGGGGGCTGGACGACCGGGTGCCGTTTCTGGCCCGGCTGGAACGGGAGGACCGGGCGGCGCTGCTCGCCATCGGCCGCGTGCTGCGCTACTCCCCGCGCAGCGTCGTCATGCACCAGGACGAGCCGTCCACGCACGTGCTGCTGCTCCTGCGGGGCTGGACCAAGGTGACGGCCATCGCGGCCAACGGGTACGAGGCCCTCCTCGCCCTGCGCGGCCCCGGCGACATAGTGGGCGAGGGCGCTGCGCTCAGCGGTCGGCACAGAGCGGCCACCGTGACCGCTCTTGAAGCGGTGGAGGCCGTCGTCATCGACCAGGCCCGCTTCACGGCGTTCCTCACCAACGCTCCCCAGGTGGCGCTGAGGCTACTGAGCCTGGCCACCGACCGCCAGCGGGCGACCGACCGCCGCCGCCTCGAATGGGCCGCGCTCTCGGTGCGCGAGCGGCTCGCCACTCTGCTGCTCGAGCTGATCCGAACGCACGGCCGGCGGACCGAGGACGGCATCGAGCTCACCGTCCCCCTCAGTCAGCAGGAGTTCGCGGGTTCGGTCGGATCGTCCCGCGAGGCGGTCGCCCGCCTCCTGAAGGAGTTGCGCGATCGGGAGGTCGTCGTCACGAGACGCCGCCGCGTCATCGTCGTCCGGCCCGACGTGCTGCGCCGCATCATCGGCAGTGGGCAGGCCCCATAG
- the rpsL gene encoding 30S ribosomal protein S12 has product MPTIQQLVRKGRQDKVEKNKTPALEGSPQRRGVCTRVFTTTPKKPNSALRKVARVRLTSGIEVTAYIPGEGHNLQEHSIVLVRGGRVKDLPGVRYKIIRGSLDTQGVKNRKQARSRYGAKKEK; this is encoded by the coding sequence GTGCCTACGATCCAGCAGCTGGTCCGGAAGGGCCGGCAGGACAAGGTCGAGAAGAACAAGACGCCCGCACTCGAGGGTTCGCCCCAGCGTCGCGGCGTCTGCACGCGTGTGTTCACGACCACCCCGAAGAAGCCGAACTCGGCCCTCCGTAAGGTCGCGCGTGTGCGTCTGACCAGCGGCATCGAGGTCACGGCCTACATTCCGGGTGAGGGACACAACCTGCAGGAGCACTCCATCGTGCTCGTGCGTGGCGGCCGTGTGAAGGACCTGCCTGGTGTTCGTTACAAGATCATCCGCGGTTCGCTCGACACCCAGGGTGTCAAGAACCGCAAGCAGGCCCGCAGCCGCTACGGCGCCAAGAAGGAGAAGTAA
- the rpsG gene encoding 30S ribosomal protein S7: MPRKGPAPKRPVIIDPVYGSPLVTSLINKVLLNGKRSTAERIVYGAMEGLREKSGNDPVITLKRALENIKPTLEVKSRRVGGATYQVPIEVKPGRANTLALRWLVGYSRARREKTMTERLMNELLDASNGLGAAVKKREDTHKMAESNKAFAHYRW; this comes from the coding sequence ATGCCTCGTAAGGGCCCCGCCCCGAAGCGCCCGGTCATCATCGACCCGGTCTACGGTTCTCCTCTGGTGACCTCCCTCATCAACAAGGTGCTGCTGAACGGCAAGCGCTCCACCGCCGAGCGCATCGTGTACGGCGCCATGGAGGGTCTGCGTGAGAAGTCGGGCAACGACCCGGTCATCACGCTGAAGCGCGCGCTGGAGAACATCAAGCCGACCCTCGAGGTCAAGTCCCGCCGTGTCGGTGGCGCCACCTACCAGGTGCCGATCGAGGTCAAGCCCGGTCGCGCCAACACGCTCGCGCTGCGCTGGCTCGTGGGTTACTCCCGCGCCCGCCGCGAGAAGACCATGACCGAGCGCCTCATGAACGAGCTGCTCGACGCCTCGAACGGTCTTGGCGCTGCTGTCAAGAAGCGTGAGGACACCCACAAGATGGCCGAGTCCAACAAGGCCTTCGCGCACTACCGCTGGTAG
- the fusA gene encoding elongation factor G, whose translation MATTSLDLAKVRNIGIMAHIDAGKTTTTERILFYTGVSYKIGEVHDGAATMDWMEQEQERGITITSAATTCHWPLNDVDHTINIIDTPGHVDFTVEVERSLRVLDGAVTVFDGVAGVEPQSETVWRQADRYGVPRICFVNKLDRTGAEFHRCVDMIVNRLGATPLVMQLPIGAEADFQGVVDLVTMKAFVWSAEAAKGEAYDIVDIPATHTEAAEEYRGKLLEAVAENDEEMMELFLEGEEPSVDQLYAAVRRITIASGKGGDTTVTPVFCGTAFKNKGVQPLLDAVVRYLPSPLDVEAIEGHDVKDAETVVKRKPSDEEPLSALAFKIMSDPHLGKLTFVRVYSGRLESGTAVLNSVKGKKERIGKIYRMHANKREEIESVGAGDIVAVMGLKQTTTGETLCDDKSPVILESMDFPAPVIQVAIEPKSKGDQEKLGVAIQRLSEEDPSFQVHSDEETGQTIIGGMGELHLEVLVDRMKREFRVEANVGKPQVAYRETIRQAVERVDYTHKKQTGGTGQFAKVQIAIEPIDSGDATYEFVNKVTGGRIPREYIPSVDAGAQEAMQFGILAGYEMTGVRVTLLDGAYHEVDSSELAFKIAGSQAFKEAARKAKPVLLEPMMAVEVTTPEDYMGDVIGDINSRRGQIQAMEERSGARVVKGLVPLSEMFGYVGDLRSKTSGRASYSMQFDSYAEVPRNVAEEIIAKAKGE comes from the coding sequence ATGGCTACCACTTCACTTGACCTGGCCAAGGTGCGCAACATCGGCATCATGGCTCACATCGACGCGGGCAAGACGACGACCACCGAGCGGATCCTGTTCTACACCGGTGTTTCGTACAAGATCGGTGAGGTCCACGACGGCGCCGCGACCATGGACTGGATGGAGCAGGAGCAGGAGCGTGGCATCACGATCACCTCTGCTGCCACCACCTGTCACTGGCCGCTGAACGATGTCGACCACACGATCAACATCATCGACACCCCGGGCCACGTGGACTTCACCGTCGAGGTGGAGCGTTCGCTCCGCGTCCTCGACGGTGCCGTGACGGTGTTCGACGGCGTTGCCGGCGTTGAGCCCCAGTCCGAGACTGTCTGGCGTCAGGCGGACCGCTACGGCGTGCCGCGTATCTGCTTCGTCAACAAGCTCGACCGTACGGGTGCCGAGTTCCACCGCTGCGTCGACATGATCGTCAACCGCCTCGGTGCGACCCCGCTCGTCATGCAGCTGCCCATCGGCGCAGAGGCTGACTTCCAGGGCGTCGTCGACCTCGTCACGATGAAGGCGTTCGTCTGGTCCGCCGAGGCGGCCAAGGGCGAGGCGTACGACATCGTCGACATCCCGGCCACGCACACCGAGGCTGCCGAGGAGTACCGCGGCAAGCTGCTCGAGGCCGTCGCGGAGAACGACGAAGAGATGATGGAGCTGTTCCTCGAGGGCGAAGAGCCTTCGGTGGACCAGCTGTACGCGGCCGTGCGTCGCATCACCATCGCCTCCGGCAAGGGCGGCGACACCACCGTCACCCCCGTGTTCTGCGGCACCGCGTTCAAGAACAAGGGCGTTCAGCCCCTGCTCGACGCCGTCGTGCGCTACCTGCCGTCGCCCCTGGACGTCGAGGCCATCGAGGGCCACGACGTCAAGGACGCGGAGACGGTCGTCAAGCGCAAGCCGTCCGACGAGGAGCCCCTCTCGGCGCTGGCGTTCAAGATCATGAGCGACCCGCACCTCGGCAAGCTCACCTTCGTCCGGGTTTACTCGGGCCGCCTGGAGTCCGGCACCGCCGTGCTGAACTCCGTCAAGGGCAAGAAGGAGCGCATCGGCAAGATCTACCGTATGCACGCGAACAAGCGTGAGGAGATCGAGTCGGTGGGCGCCGGTGACATCGTCGCCGTCATGGGTCTGAAGCAGACCACCACGGGTGAGACGCTCTGTGACGACAAGAGCCCGGTGATCCTGGAGTCCATGGACTTCCCGGCGCCGGTCATCCAGGTCGCCATCGAGCCGAAGTCCAAGGGTGACCAGGAGAAGCTGGGTGTCGCCATCCAGCGCCTCTCGGAGGAGGACCCCTCCTTCCAGGTTCACTCGGACGAGGAGACCGGCCAGACCATCATCGGTGGTATGGGCGAGCTTCACCTCGAGGTGCTCGTCGACCGCATGAAGCGCGAGTTCCGCGTCGAGGCGAACGTCGGCAAGCCGCAGGTCGCTTACCGCGAGACGATCCGTCAGGCCGTCGAGCGTGTGGACTACACCCACAAGAAGCAGACCGGTGGTACGGGTCAGTTCGCCAAGGTGCAGATCGCGATCGAGCCGATCGACAGTGGCGACGCGACCTACGAGTTCGTGAACAAGGTCACCGGTGGCCGCATCCCCCGGGAGTACATCCCGTCGGTGGACGCGGGTGCGCAGGAGGCCATGCAGTTCGGCATCCTGGCCGGCTACGAGATGACGGGCGTCCGCGTCACGCTTCTCGACGGTGCCTACCACGAGGTCGACTCCTCCGAGCTGGCGTTCAAGATCGCCGGTTCGCAGGCCTTCAAGGAGGCCGCGCGCAAGGCCAAGCCCGTGCTGCTCGAGCCGATGATGGCCGTTGAGGTCACCACGCCCGAGGACTACATGGGCGACGTCATCGGCGACATCAACTCCCGCCGTGGCCAGATCCAGGCCATGGAGGAGCGCAGTGGCGCCCGTGTCGTGAAGGGCCTCGTGCCCCTCTCGGAGATGTTCGGCTACGTCGGAGACCTCCGCAGCAAGACGTCGGGTCGCGCAAGCTACTCGATGCAGTTCGACTCCTACGCCGAGGTTCCGCGGAACGTCGCCGAGGAGATCATCGCGAAGGCCAAGGGCGAGTAA
- the tuf gene encoding elongation factor Tu, with protein sequence MAKAKFERTKPHVNIGTIGHIDHGKTTLTAAITKVLHDAYPDLNEASAFDQIDKAPEERQRGITISIAHVEYQTETRHYAHVDCPGHADYIKNMITGAAQMDGAILVVAATDGPMPQTKEHVLLARQVGVPYIVVALNKADMVDDEEILELVELEVRELLSEYEFPGDDLPVVKVSALKALEGDKEWGQSILNLMAAVDESIPQPERDVDKPFLMPIEDVFTITGRGTVVTGRIERGVLKVNETVDIVGIKQEKTTTTVTGIEMFRKLLDEGQAGENVGLLLRGIKREDVERGQVIIKPGSVTPHTEFEAQAYILSKDEGGRHTPFFNNYRPQFYFRTTDVTGVVTLPEGTEMVMPGDNTEMKVELIQPVAMEEGLKFAIREGGRTVGAGQVTKIVK encoded by the coding sequence GTGGCGAAGGCGAAGTTCGAGCGGACTAAGCCGCACGTCAACATCGGCACCATCGGTCACATTGACCACGGTAAGACGACCCTCACGGCCGCCATTACCAAGGTGCTGCACGACGCGTACCCGGACCTGAACGAGGCCTCGGCCTTCGACCAGATCGACAAGGCTCCTGAGGAGCGCCAGCGCGGTATCACGATCTCGATCGCGCACGTCGAGTACCAGACGGAGACGCGTCACTACGCGCACGTCGACTGCCCCGGTCACGCGGACTACATCAAGAACATGATCACGGGTGCCGCGCAGATGGACGGCGCCATCCTCGTGGTCGCCGCCACCGACGGCCCGATGCCGCAGACCAAGGAGCACGTGCTCCTGGCCCGCCAGGTCGGCGTTCCGTACATCGTCGTCGCCCTGAACAAGGCCGACATGGTGGACGACGAGGAGATCCTGGAGCTCGTCGAGCTCGAGGTCCGTGAGCTCCTCTCCGAGTACGAGTTCCCGGGCGACGACCTGCCGGTCGTCAAGGTCTCGGCGCTCAAGGCGCTCGAGGGCGACAAGGAGTGGGGTCAGTCGATCCTGAACCTCATGGCCGCCGTCGACGAGTCCATCCCGCAGCCCGAGCGTGACGTCGACAAGCCGTTCCTCATGCCGATCGAGGACGTCTTCACGATCACCGGTCGCGGTACGGTCGTCACCGGCCGTATCGAGCGTGGTGTCCTCAAGGTCAACGAGACCGTTGACATCGTGGGCATCAAGCAGGAGAAGACCACCACCACGGTCACCGGCATCGAGATGTTCCGCAAGCTGCTCGACGAGGGCCAGGCCGGTGAGAACGTCGGTCTGCTCCTCCGTGGCATCAAGCGCGAGGACGTCGAGCGCGGCCAGGTCATCATCAAGCCCGGTTCGGTCACGCCGCACACCGAGTTCGAGGCCCAGGCCTACATCCTGTCGAAGGACGAGGGTGGCCGTCACACCCCCTTCTTCAACAACTACCGCCCGCAGTTCTACTTCCGCACCACGGACGTGACCGGCGTCGTGACCCTCCCCGAGGGCACCGAGATGGTCATGCCGGGCGACAACACTGAGATGAAGGTCGAACTCATCCAGCCCGTCGCCATGGAAGAGGGCCTGAAGTTCGCCATCCGTGAGGGTGGCCGGACCGTGGGCGCCGGCCAGGTCACCAAGATCGTCAAGTAA